The genomic region aATTCTCACTCCACTTTGTTCATGTCATAGATTTCCTTCTCCAATTTCAAGTAGTAGATACAATTGACCAATTCTCATAGATCTAGAATtcaactttgtaattttggatttcatCTCTATTTTGGATTTTCATTGCTACTCTTTGAGACTTGTTGTTAGATCTTTGTGTTGTAATACTTTCAATTTGATAATTTCTTCTCATTTTACTATGACTTTCCTTCTTGCTCatcacatgtttgataaaatgacaacactagttatggagtagaattttcacacttggcatagggtttggtttttggaagaagttgaatagttgtatcaatagttgatttggaattagggattgctagttagcttggagtgcactaaagctagattcccatgaggtgaagctaggacttgtgactcaagttgattactttcatttgactttcctctatacctaggggataactaaatgaagcaaggcctaattgttgtcaacattgaatgaactataaggatagaatttctaatgccaaccTTAAGCCAAGTCCTTTGATAATTGATTGTTCATTTCTCATTACTTGCTAAACCCTTCAAAGAACTCCAACAAaggcttactaaatcaataagatgcacactttggTAATTCCAAGGGAGgacgactcgggagactagtactctcggatatagattgtagaattgtttgatgaaggattttgcgtcggtttagactatactacgattgatcatttgatgATTTCTATATCGACAAAAACCAATTCATCACCatgccacctctgttttacatcctaggtgtaaagctctatgtggtagAGTATTACAGTATGCACCATTTTGAGGATATATACCCTTTCCACATGCACAAGCAAAATACCACCAACTTCCATCTTCAACAATACCTCTGATTATACCAAAATAACAAAAGAACCCTTCTAGGCAATGCACATTTTAAAGATAATTAACAATATGCAACATAAAACAgatgtgaaattttttttttctgttcatTGGTTTCTAAAATAAACATAACTAACTCAATAAATGTCAACCACATTGTTATCTTGGAGCTCTTCAATAGTGCATCTTCTAGTTAAACGCATGAAATCATCTTCCAAGGATACCACTTTACCTTCATTGGCAATAAATAGTGGCTGGGTACCATTGACACCTTGCTCAATcatactaataaaaaaaattatgcaaaTACATGTAGATATTACTCTAGATTGGTTGCAAGTAAAGAAGAGAAATACAGAACAGCGAAataaatcatcctaacctttgcCTGAACTCAACAACTTTAGGAAGATCAGGATTAAATAACATTTGAGTGGCATACATCACATTTTGAAGACCTACTTGACCTATATAACAATACCAAAAGAGTCTAACAATGTTTACCGAAGACAACACTTAGGGTAGCAATAAGAAGATGTatagaaattaaacaaaatacCCCTAAAAAAAACTTGACTTTAGCAAGTTGAATGACAACAACTGGCTTCTCCACAAAGCCAGATGCTAGGAAATGATTTACTTGATTAACATACTCCCCAAACAATGCACAACGTATTGTAAGACTGAAACTCaaaagatgaagaacaatgaaatagaaaataacaaaaaaatattattaaaattaaagagaaaccACCAAAAATGACTAAATCAACATACTTTTTTAAAGATCATTCAAGTACAATAATTTTCAcaatctttttctcttttacatATTCTTTCCCTTCCCCCGCTGAAGTTAAAAGACCTATGACATCTGTTTTAAATAAACACaacctattatatatttatacaatTCGTTTAAACAAACTTGAATAAAAGAATAGCACAATGATATACATACCAACCAAATAATCACTTTCTTAGGTCATGTTCAGCAGCTCAGAAAAAGGAAACATGTTGAAATAAGTCTTTGGAATAACATCTTCATCAACAGGAACAACAGTGGTTTGGTGAAGGAAAACTAGTTTGAATTCATGAGAAGTTACTCTATTACTACCATGATTTGACACTACAGTAAAGTATGCCATTCTATAAACTTGACCTTCAAGTATATAATCCTAAAACCTATTAAGAAGTTGTTTTTTAACTGTAGCTTGAATTTTTTCAGACTATAAatccaagaaaaaaataaaatcagaatAGTGAAACATATAACTTTAAGTTGAAAACTTCAAAGTAACAactaacaccaaatttaaaacaaTAGCTAATAGGGACTAACATGCTCATCAAGGAGAATCATCTCCATTGAGTTAGAAACCTCATGGTTGCCAAAAGGGGGTACAAGCCAAAGCCTTAGAACCTTGACTTTCAGCCTTCAAGCCTCTCTAAGAGAATGCATCTTAGGAATCATATCAAATGGAGAAAGCATTACAGAAAAAAAGGATAACAGACTTTATAAAATAGAGTAAGCTATAAACAGAAGAGATGTAGAATAAACACTGCTTATAAGAAAATAGAAGACAGCAGAATGCTTGCATTGAGTGTGATTTTTCAACCATCCTTTTATAGAAAAACTCATGGCACAATACTCAcctttttgaattcaaattgaacatggaaatggagggaaaagaaactcttAGTCCATATGCATCTCCATTCCATGgcctagtgatgagcggataattttaccctttttggcattaattttacatagtttttaatatgttttagttactttttgaaggttgtggtaggcttagagaaggggggttgaatctatgccttccttttaagttgctgttattatcctttttaaacaaactttcaattctgattctgtttgtactcagcagcggaaatttatgagacaatttatttttgtctcatgaatatcagaaaacagaacacagcagagaaaagaaaagctaacaccagcatgtatcctggttcggttgccttgtgctatgcaacctacgtccagtctcctctataactatggaagaatttcactatagttaacagtattacatacaccaatttcacaggattgacccaatcctttcacactcaagttctaacctaacttgacattggctatgctaatacctaactattcctcttagtgctaacccaactaagaaagggataccttacaggtacaggatacaagacatagacatacctaaagaaatttgaaattaactctaggcttttctctcaagtgtttcactcagcctttttccactcatggcttttacttgagctttctcacaatgccttttctcacaagaaattacagaaagataaacatagaaaagtacatcaCAATCTATAAAACATGAAGGAtattgacttcatcagcagcctctttgctatgtacAAAATCAGATTCACAAACCTCAGCTTGAGTTCTTCaatattggccgaatgcttctttgaaagaaagcattatccaagtagagaaACTTCTTTACAGAACACTGTTCtcacactctggttttctctccttggtttctgaatgaacagcaaacctGATTTGACTTGGTCAGAGAGAGATGAACGTTGCTTTTGGTTAAGCAAAAGAGAGGGATTTGCTTTTCTGAAACCAGATCGGGCTTGGATTGGGTATTTGGTATGCTTGGCCCGATTTGATTTCTTtggcttctttctttgcttttcctTGGGCTCTTAATTTTGCTTTCAGCCCAATATCCTTGCTGATTGCTTTTTATTTCATTTGGGCTATTGAAatttggcctgcaacaataaacaattagttaataagtAGATAtaaataatcaacactaattatttattttgcccaaaaataatgtttgtcatcactaattaatttagttaatttcttaactcaacaatctcccccttgatgacaaacatggtTTAAGCAATAATCAAAGGAAATAAATTTGATTTAGGTTTAGAAACTCCCTTTGAATGATGTTGTttgcttttatgttgctccccctttccttttcaagattAGCTCCCCCTAAATTTATGCTTTCCTCTTTGTTCCTATTTTTCTTTGATCTTAAAGAGAGCACAATAAAGAGCTAAAATACATTTATCTTGACTAAGGGATATCAGATAAGCAACATCACATAATCAGTCCAACATCAAGCTAATATCATCAGCAAAATGATTCAGCATTTGAAATTAAGTATTAATGCAGCAAAGAATATTCAGCATGCAAACTCAAGTATTAATGCAGCAAAAATCCCAAAAGAAGTACTAGGATCTATTATCCTattgctattactcccccttttgtcatcaagggtggataATAAGCAAGATCAACAAAAAAAACAAAGTCTTGCATCCTGCAGAAAAGAGTTGGTCCATAGTGCAAAGTACTAACTAAACTACCAAAGGTGCAGCAATATCtagagttattacagtcatccaaaatgaCACAGTTCAAAAGTAGCTAAAGAAAcagaattcatgagacaaaaaaatgagcagcagcagcagtttttatgagacaaatcctaggcatcagaaccattccccTCTGAagcatcttcttcttcaacatcagtGATaatgtcttcatcattttgaaggttatcaatgaaGGTCATTAGCACAGCCACCCTATCCCTTGATTTCTTCaggaagttctcatgcttgctagctaGCTTCCTTTGTTCCTTGCTCATGGCAATCATGTGATTTGATTGGGAAACAAACTCTTGAGCGACATCCTTGACCACATTCAGCAGAGTAGATTTCTTTCCAGTGGAGATGGAAGTACCCTCAGTTGAAGGAGTAGGAGAATCCTTAAGGACaaaatcatcatcttcatcatccagGACAACTCTTTCAGTTCTAGTGGGTCCTTTGttctgtttcactgaaccaccccccctttaggtatgaatgtctattttcataGTTCTCATTtgtcaagtcaacaccaaaaaactcaaatatgcaagttagaaacatgccataaggaagtgcTTTGTCCTTTTCACTCTTAACAGAGTCAAACATATATCTAACCATCAAGTATGCAAATGAAATTTTAGTTTTGGTGAAaagggcatataaaacaagagtatcagtgtaggaaaccctttgatatgagccaCTTTGAGCCAGAATAATATGGTTGACCATTCGGTGCAATTGAGCACgctcatatcctagggctttgtgagtgggtgtaatgccatcaaTTAAAGAAATATGTTCACAGATGTGTGCCAATACATCATGATAAGTAATTCCAacaccttcatcccacttaaccgaagtgtaagcacaaggcccaacatcagtatacttcaaagcatcactgatagtttcattatttaaaactatgtctcgctcctttacatatgagtgagcagtgccttcatgataggtcatgtttgcataaaattctttgaccaacAAGGGATAAACAGGCTTTTTGATGTCAAAAAGGTGATTCTAGTCCAGAAAAATCAAGTTATCAACAAATGAAAAacattttcttttcaaagatgGCAAATCAGCGAGAAAAGAGGGACATAGGGTACGATACTGGATAACCCCTTCAAAAAAGTCATTGTTCATAGCAGATTTGAATCTATAAGGGTTATAGTTCGAATGAGAAGTCAAAAAGTGAGCTTTGTGATCAAAAGGGCCAATGTCTGGTTCTTTAACAGATTTGAGAGGGCGATGAGGGTTACCTCTTTGTGAGCGCACTGGAACCGACCTGGATTTGGGCTGTGGTGGTTCGGGAATGGGTTCTTCAGTCACCGGACGTTTGCCTTTGGAGGAGCTAGGCTTTGCAGAACTAGGTTTTGAGGAGCCAGGCTTGGAAGGTGCGGCCTTTGGTGGTAGCGTCGGCTTGGCAGAGGCAGCGAACCTTGGAGTGGTCTTGGTTCGCGCCATGGGAACAGTgcgaggaggagaggtaggaggagaaggagatggGGTAAAGGTCCGGTCTTGGGAGCGAGTGGAAGGTTTTGAGGGAAGCTTGTACACCTTTTCACGAGGAGGCCTTTTAgcaatggttttcttcctcatttggctAGTTTCAGTCTTTTGagggaagagaagcagtaaagtgaGTGGGAAGTAACCAAAGAGATTGAGGAGAAGTTatagagggaagagagggagtgttggtaaccgtacccaaaagtggatttccaaaaccatgcaactgcatcatcttttgaaaagacttgaaaagacatgacctcattcaagaaagattttatttgattttaaaaaaaacaggaaattaatgttaaattttgaaaatcaaaattaaaatgaaaccctttttagatcaaaacaaaaataaattggtTTGAAAACCTTTTTGGGccagaaaaaaattttaaataaaacttaagcacataaatcataaaaaaataaacaagaatgtAACATTCATATTGGGCCCAGGGATAGTTGGATTTAATGGAAACACATTGGACCATACTAGATCTGATTTTTGAGGTTGGCCCAAATCATTTTGCACTTGAAATAAGCCCAGACACGCTGACTTGAGGGAAACGTTCATcacctgcccagaattgtctcatgcctgtttatgagacaaaaagctccagcaaatacatcagcatttttcaaataaagaatcataactcaaaattcctagacaagtcctaagcatgaagaatctatcctcagctaatggttttgtaaaaatatctgctaattgttcttctaatttaacaaattgaatgcaaatatcccctttttggacatgttctcttatttagtgaaatttcacttcaatatgcttagtcctagagtgtaaaactggatttttagaaatattaatggcactcatattatcacacatcaatggaatattttcagcatttaatttgtaatcagcaagctatatttttaaccataaaagctgagaacaacaagaagaagcagctatatactcagcctctgcagtggatagggccactgttggttgcttcttacttgaccatacatttaaggactttccaaggaagcaGCATAAGCcagaagtgctccttctatcaactctatcaccagcaaaatctgcatcacaataaccaactgcagaaaaatcatcaatcttaggataccaaataccaaaattggatgtgccatgaacatatctaatgatccttttaactgcagaaagatgtgactcttttggtttggattggaacctagaacacaatctaacactttgcacaatatcgggcctagaggaagttaagtacataagagaaccaatcattcctctatacctagtctcatcaacatttttctcagtttctcccttatctaatttagaactaggatgcatgggagttcccatgcgtttggcattttccataccaaatttcttaactaattccttggcatacttttcttgatgaatgaaaatacctttttcagattgtttaatttgtagcccaagaaagaaattaagttcacccatcatactcatgtcaaattcacttgtcatgagttttccaaattcagaacaaaggaaTTCATTGGCTgctccaaaaataatgtcatcaacatatatttggactaaaataaaagaatcattagaattcttgataaatagagttgtgtcagtggtgcctctttgaaaactatttttcaaaagaaaagagctaagtctctcataccaagctctaggagcttgtcttaaaccatagagagctttagataatttgaaaacatgattagaatactctttattttcaaaaccaggaggctgctccacatacacctCTCTATCTACcacaccattcaaaaatgcacatttcacatccatttgatatagtttaaaaccacaaaatgcagcataagctaagagaagtcttatggcttccattcgggcaacaggggcaaaggattcatcaaagtctattccttcttcttggtcatatccttgtgccactagccttgccttgtttcttacaatgctaccatcttctcctaacttgttccgaaaaatccacttggtgccggtcactttctttccacttggccttggaaccaaagtccatacttggttcttttcaaactcaaaaagctcatcctccatagctttaacccaagaaggCTCACTGAGTGCTTCCTTGACATTTTGAGGCTCAatttgtgaaagaagggcaatgtttgatccttcatttgcctttcttgtggaagaccttgtttgcactccatgagaaacgtccccaatgacaaattcctcggGATAGTTCTTCAAGAACCTCCactcacgaggtctggtggatttggtggcagattcagtcaccaagggattctggGTGCTGCTGTTTCCAGAATTTCCTTcaaattcatgagacaaaatggaattatCTCTCGAATTTTCAGCAgttgcagtttctggttcagtttgaccagaattttctttttcatgattttgagtggtttcatcttccttttgagcttgatttcctgcatcacaatcttccaaaatactttgcaccaagttagtatcacaaaatgcaacatgtatggactccttaataatcctagcatcttgatgataaaccctatatgctttactagttgtggaatatcctacaaacaaacactcataagcctttggatcaaattttcccaaattttctttgttatttaaaacaaaacatttgcatccaaagatgtgcaagtaatctaagtttggtgggtaccctttccaaagttcataaggggttttcttcaaaaatttccttatgattgttctattcaaaatgtggcaagccgtgttaaccgcttcagcccaaaggaattttggaacattactctcacaatcattacctacttttccaacagcaatgattttacctttaccatcatctccaaaggtcacaaaacctccatcatacttatttagtttgatgaagtaagttgacctCCCAGTtatgtgccttgaacatccactatccatgtaccacatgtcctttttgttcttggatgctaggcaaatctacATGAAGATTTTCAAGTAGCTTTAGGTATCCAAAttgatttggatcctttgaagttaatccatcttggttgcccaagtgcattgaaaatacaaacaacattgtaaactttgtttcccacaactctcttttcaatgaagcattgtgcatatgagtgaccaaatttcttgcaattgacacaatgattttctgatgtGTGTCGCTGAAGTTGAGGTGAGTTATATTGCTCGAAATGATTAAAAtgttgaaattttctggtttttggaggagatgcttttcttttgacaaactgatttttattaaagttattcctctttgcaaaagtaTTTTTACCAGAATTTCTTTGAACATTTTTACCTTTTGAAAATGAGattttgttgtaaaatggtggtttcttgaaaACAGCCTCATTTTTTGAAGTGTACCCCAAACCTGGCCGGTTTGAACTCGGATcagttcttggtgaaggctcagtttcacttgtgtatacttca from Arachis ipaensis cultivar K30076 chromosome B02, Araip1.1, whole genome shotgun sequence harbors:
- the LOC107627377 gene encoding proline-rich receptor-like protein kinase PERK9, which encodes MRKKTIAKRPPREKVYKLPSKPSTRSQDRTFTPSPSPPTSPPRTVPMARTKTTPRFAASAKPTLPPKAAPSKPGSSKPSSAKPSSSKGKRPVTEEPIPEPPQPKSRSVPVRSQRGNPHRPLKSVKEPDIGPFDHKAHFLTSHSNYNPYRFKSAMNNDFFEGVIQGGGSVKQNKGPTRTERVVLDDEDDDFVLKDSPTPSTEGTSISTGKKSTLLNVVKDVAQEFVSQSNHMIAMSKEQRKLASKHENFLKKSRDRVAVLMTFIDNLQNDEDIITDVEEEDASEGNGSDA